A DNA window from Pseudarthrobacter sp. W1I19 contains the following coding sequences:
- a CDS encoding alpha/beta family hydrolase codes for MPAPEVPLTVTVGDTTVTAAYARPDNPSATLVVAHGAGAGMEHPFLTGFTAALNGLGVATLRFNFPYREAGRKFPDRPPVAIAAWRAAMAAAAGQAGKHQDAGPLWAAGKSFGGRMASMAVADGMDAAGLVYLGYPLHPPGKPEKLRDEHLYGLAAPMLFLQGSRDTFATPELLADVVSRIGPNAVLQWVEGGDHSFAVAGTKRPAAEVGASLAQPVAAFIRDKSPSMQS; via the coding sequence ATGCCAGCCCCGGAAGTTCCCCTGACCGTTACGGTGGGCGACACCACCGTCACCGCAGCTTATGCCCGCCCCGACAATCCTTCCGCCACGTTGGTGGTTGCCCACGGCGCCGGCGCCGGGATGGAGCATCCGTTCCTCACGGGGTTCACGGCGGCACTGAACGGGTTGGGCGTGGCGACGCTGCGCTTCAACTTCCCCTACCGGGAAGCCGGAAGGAAGTTCCCGGACCGGCCGCCAGTGGCCATCGCGGCGTGGCGTGCTGCCATGGCCGCTGCTGCCGGGCAGGCAGGGAAGCATCAGGACGCGGGCCCCCTCTGGGCGGCCGGTAAATCCTTTGGCGGCCGGATGGCGTCCATGGCCGTAGCGGACGGTATGGACGCTGCCGGGCTCGTCTACCTGGGTTATCCCCTGCATCCGCCGGGCAAGCCGGAGAAGCTGCGGGACGAACATCTGTACGGGCTGGCCGCTCCCATGCTGTTCCTGCAAGGCAGCCGGGACACATTCGCCACTCCGGAACTCCTGGCCGACGTGGTGTCACGCATCGGCCCCAATGCTGTCCTTCAATGGGTGGAGGGCGGCGACCACTCCTTCGCTGTCGCCGGCACCAAGCGCCCCGCCGCTGAGGTGGGTGCTTCGCTGGCCCAGCCCGTGGCCGCATTTATCCGGGACAAGTCCCCGTCAATGCAGTCCTGA
- the hrpB gene encoding ATP-dependent helicase HrpB gives MTSSGRQQQPLAAKPFDLGTIGAGLAFAESLPALTRALSGGVGPAAVIQAPPGTGKTTLVPPLLANLVAHGSGRIVVTQPRRVAARAAARRLAVLDGSALGGRIGYSVRGERQAGQETVVEFVTPGILLRRLLADPGLEGTAAVVLDEVHERGMETDLLVGMLAEVRELRGDLTVVAMSATVDAPRFAALFSNSGGSADDGGAPAPVVDCASVLHTLHTDWRPAPGPRLDGRGVTPAFLEHVAWTAAEEFTLALSGDGSTDALVFLPGAREVSRVAADLRRQLGTTVNVLELHGQVTAAEQDLAVSGRLPGGKARIIVSTDLAESSLTVPGVRLVIDSGLTREPRRDAGRGMSGLVTVSCSRASADQRAGRAARQGPGRVVRCYDQQAYGAAPAHVTPEIRVADLTGAALLLSAWGSPRGEGLALPDQPPGQAMDHAMEVLRELGAVAHDGHITGAGRLLASIPADPRLGRALLDGAAAAGQLAAAEAVALVSADHRAPGADLTRLLSQLRDEKGAAARRWAEDTRRLAALAQRGPLSASPVLPSPVTGSAVVGAVVALAFPDRVARRVDGDPPNRYLLTSGTRAGLPAGSSLSGHEWLAVAEVTRADGRDAAGTGAVIRSAAPLMPDLAEAAAGHLLTDAVEARFAGGRVSARKVRRLGAIVLSSTPVRPSPAEGRVAVAKALKKEGLGALEWSTAADALRRRLAFLHHGLGGPWPEVSDQALLLRLEEWLGPELEALAGGAAARSIDLANPLRRLLPWPEAAQLDDLAPEWLEVPSGSRIRIEYPEVADHTGRPVVAVKLQECFGWAETPRLLGGRVPVLFHLLSPARRPLAVTDDLTSFWSGPYAQVRAEMRGRYPKHPWPEDPWAATATARVKPRQ, from the coding sequence ATGACTTCTTCGGGCAGGCAGCAGCAGCCGTTGGCGGCCAAACCCTTCGATCTCGGGACCATTGGTGCCGGCTTGGCATTTGCGGAATCATTGCCTGCCCTCACCCGGGCCCTGAGTGGCGGGGTAGGACCGGCAGCAGTTATACAGGCGCCGCCGGGCACCGGCAAGACCACGCTCGTCCCGCCGCTGCTTGCAAACCTCGTGGCACACGGCAGCGGGCGGATCGTGGTTACCCAGCCCCGCCGCGTTGCTGCCCGGGCGGCCGCAAGGCGCCTCGCCGTGCTGGACGGCAGCGCTCTGGGGGGCCGGATTGGCTACTCTGTGCGCGGCGAGCGGCAGGCGGGCCAGGAAACCGTCGTCGAATTCGTCACGCCCGGCATCCTGTTGCGCCGCTTGTTGGCCGACCCCGGCCTTGAGGGCACGGCAGCGGTGGTCCTCGACGAGGTCCACGAACGCGGCATGGAAACGGACCTGCTGGTGGGCATGCTCGCCGAGGTCCGGGAGCTGCGCGGTGACCTCACCGTCGTCGCCATGTCCGCAACCGTGGACGCTCCCCGGTTTGCTGCACTTTTTTCCAACAGCGGCGGCAGCGCGGACGACGGCGGGGCGCCGGCTCCCGTAGTGGACTGCGCGTCAGTGCTCCACACCCTTCACACCGACTGGCGGCCCGCGCCCGGGCCACGGCTCGACGGCAGGGGAGTGACGCCGGCCTTCCTGGAGCACGTGGCCTGGACGGCCGCGGAGGAGTTCACCCTGGCCCTCAGCGGGGACGGTTCCACGGACGCCCTCGTTTTCCTCCCCGGTGCGAGGGAGGTTTCGCGGGTCGCAGCCGACCTTCGGCGGCAGCTGGGCACCACCGTTAACGTCCTGGAACTCCATGGCCAGGTGACAGCCGCTGAACAGGACCTGGCGGTTTCCGGCCGGTTGCCCGGCGGCAAGGCCCGGATAATTGTCTCCACCGATCTGGCCGAGTCCTCCCTCACTGTTCCCGGTGTCCGGCTGGTCATTGACTCCGGCCTGACCCGCGAGCCCCGCCGCGACGCCGGGCGGGGCATGAGCGGGCTGGTCACGGTTTCCTGCTCCCGCGCCTCTGCCGATCAACGGGCGGGACGTGCGGCCCGCCAGGGGCCGGGGCGCGTGGTGCGCTGCTACGACCAGCAGGCCTACGGCGCAGCCCCTGCCCACGTCACGCCGGAAATCAGGGTGGCGGACCTCACCGGCGCCGCGCTGCTGCTCTCTGCCTGGGGCTCTCCCCGCGGTGAAGGCCTCGCGCTGCCGGACCAGCCGCCGGGGCAGGCCATGGACCACGCGATGGAGGTGCTCCGCGAACTGGGCGCCGTGGCGCATGACGGCCACATCACCGGCGCGGGCCGGCTGCTGGCCAGCATTCCGGCCGATCCCAGGCTCGGCCGGGCGCTGCTTGACGGAGCGGCGGCCGCCGGTCAGCTGGCCGCGGCGGAGGCAGTGGCCCTGGTCTCGGCTGACCACCGGGCCCCCGGGGCAGACCTCACCCGCCTCCTGTCACAGCTCCGTGACGAAAAGGGCGCAGCTGCCCGGCGCTGGGCAGAAGACACCCGCCGGCTTGCTGCCCTGGCGCAGCGCGGTCCGCTCTCCGCTTCGCCCGTCCTGCCGTCACCGGTGACCGGCAGCGCAGTGGTGGGAGCCGTCGTCGCACTTGCCTTCCCGGACCGGGTGGCACGCCGCGTGGACGGCGACCCGCCCAACCGCTACCTCCTGACCTCCGGAACCCGCGCCGGGCTGCCCGCCGGCAGCTCCCTGTCCGGTCACGAGTGGCTGGCCGTGGCGGAAGTAACCCGTGCCGATGGCAGGGATGCCGCCGGTACCGGCGCCGTGATCCGGTCGGCCGCACCGCTGATGCCTGACCTCGCCGAAGCCGCGGCCGGACACCTCCTGACCGACGCCGTCGAAGCACGGTTTGCCGGCGGCCGCGTGTCCGCCCGGAAGGTCCGGCGCCTCGGAGCGATCGTCCTGTCGTCCACCCCGGTCCGGCCGTCGCCGGCCGAGGGGCGCGTGGCCGTCGCGAAGGCTTTAAAAAAGGAAGGACTCGGCGCCCTGGAATGGTCGACGGCGGCAGACGCGCTCCGCCGTCGGCTCGCCTTCCTGCACCACGGCCTGGGCGGTCCGTGGCCGGAGGTCTCGGACCAGGCCCTGTTGCTGCGGCTCGAGGAGTGGCTCGGTCCGGAGCTGGAAGCCCTCGCCGGCGGAGCGGCCGCACGCTCCATCGACCTGGCTAACCCGCTCCGGCGGCTGCTGCCCTGGCCGGAGGCCGCGCAACTTGATGACCTCGCGCCGGAGTGGCTTGAGGTGCCCAGCGGGTCGCGGATCAGGATCGAGTACCCGGAGGTCGCGGATCACACCGGCCGCCCGGTGGTGGCCGTCAAGTTGCAGGAGTGCTTCGGGTGGGCGGAAACACCCCGGCTCCTGGGCGGCCGCGTGCCGGTCCTGTTCCACCTGCTGTCGCCGGCCCGGCGCCCCCTGGCCGTCACCGACGATCTCACATCCTTCTGGTCGGGCCCCTACGCCCAGGTCCGGGCTGAAATGCGCGGGCGCTACCCCAAGCACCCCTGGCCCGAGGATCCCTGGGCGGCCACCGCCACCGCACGCGTCAAACCGCGTCAATAG
- a CDS encoding CBS domain-containing protein, with amino-acid sequence MATAREIMTGGVECVGENETLEAAARKMKDLDVGSLPICGEDNRLKGMLTDRDIVVKCLAEGGDPRTATAGQFGEGKPVTIGADDSIEEAIRTMQDHQVRRLPVIDGHDLVGVLSQGDIAKNYPEDRVGELVAFISY; translated from the coding sequence ATGGCAACGGCACGGGAAATCATGACCGGGGGCGTGGAGTGCGTGGGTGAGAACGAGACCCTGGAAGCGGCCGCACGGAAGATGAAGGACCTCGATGTGGGCTCACTGCCCATCTGCGGCGAAGACAACCGGCTCAAGGGCATGCTGACGGACAGGGACATCGTGGTTAAGTGCCTGGCGGAGGGCGGGGATCCGCGGACTGCCACGGCGGGTCAGTTCGGTGAAGGCAAGCCCGTGACCATCGGAGCCGACGATTCCATCGAGGAGGCCATCAGGACCATGCAGGACCACCAGGTCCGGAGGTTGCCGGTCATTGACGGGCATGACCTGGTGGGCGTCCTCAGCCAGGGCGACATTGCGAAAAACTACCCGGAGGACCGGGTGGGCGAACTGGTGGCATTCATTTCCTATTGA
- a CDS encoding DUF4397 domain-containing protein, translating to MRTSIFASGAVAVAAALAFAGPAQAAEGDAQLSVLHGVPGLTVDVWVNGERTLDDFTPGTLAGPLALPAGNYALAITASDAADASAAVIGPVNVTLAANGNYTAVADLDGAGKPTANLFTNDVSAIAAGKGKLTVRHAAAAPAVDVLAAGSAVISNLVNPNEQMLTLDPGTIPAAVAAAGTTQPVIGPADVTVAEGTHTIVYAWGSLADKNLQLAVQTIEGLHSAPGAVPGGRSGAADEGVTGQAMAVAGFGAAGIALVLGAVAASRTAALRKAGRK from the coding sequence ATGCGCACCAGCATTTTTGCATCAGGAGCAGTGGCAGTAGCGGCGGCACTGGCTTTCGCCGGCCCCGCCCAGGCTGCCGAGGGGGACGCCCAGCTCTCCGTCCTGCACGGGGTTCCCGGGCTGACGGTGGACGTGTGGGTCAACGGCGAACGGACGCTGGACGACTTCACGCCCGGCACCCTGGCCGGCCCCCTGGCACTTCCGGCAGGAAACTACGCTCTTGCCATCACCGCCTCTGATGCCGCAGACGCGTCCGCCGCAGTGATCGGCCCGGTCAACGTGACCCTTGCCGCCAACGGCAACTACACTGCTGTGGCCGACCTGGACGGCGCAGGGAAGCCCACGGCCAACCTGTTCACCAACGACGTCTCGGCGATTGCGGCCGGCAAAGGCAAGCTGACGGTGCGGCACGCAGCTGCAGCGCCCGCCGTCGACGTCCTGGCTGCCGGGTCCGCAGTCATCTCCAACCTGGTAAACCCGAACGAGCAGATGCTCACGCTGGACCCGGGCACCATCCCGGCTGCAGTGGCGGCGGCCGGAACCACCCAACCTGTTATCGGGCCCGCTGATGTCACGGTGGCCGAGGGCACGCACACCATTGTGTACGCCTGGGGCAGCCTGGCGGACAAGAACCTGCAGCTTGCCGTGCAGACCATCGAGGGCCTGCATTCGGCTCCGGGAGCAGTTCCGGGCGGGCGTTCAGGTGCGGCCGATGAAGGTGTCACCGGACAGGCCATGGCAGTGGCCGGGTTCGGGGCAGCAGGCATCGCGCTCGTGCTCGGCGCCGTGGCTGCTTCCCGCACCGCGGCCCTGCGCAAGGCCGGCCGGAAGTAG